Proteins from a genomic interval of Lolium perenne isolate Kyuss_39 chromosome 1, Kyuss_2.0, whole genome shotgun sequence:
- the LOC127307222 gene encoding uncharacterized protein, giving the protein MEKKLPIALALAQKHGAGGEPAWARPWRWAKTAFFLVAMLASLLLVCAPPLLVVLLDLALPPALLSAHLRAGSNPPYPSFVPAMLDHARAFEFRSSLVDLPAVSAARALLILCAYTVCGGGGAYLWVVVASVAASVSYVLAKAAAMRVALQGKGPEPMLLLSLSLAAAHLAVAYRTSCRERRRLLVYRIDVEAVRLKGGHQTPKGLKQCSV; this is encoded by the exons ATGGAGAAGAAGCTCCCGATCGCGCTGGCGCTGGCGCAGAAGCACGGCGCCGGCGGCGAGCCCGCGTGGGCGCGGCCGTGGCGGTGGGCCAAGACGGCCTTCTTCCTCGTCGCCATGCTCGCCTCGCTGCTGCTCGTCTGCGCCCCGCCCCTCCTCGTCGTGCTCCTCGACCTCGCCCTCCCGCCCGCGCTCCTCTCCGCGCACCTCCGCGCCGGCAGCAACCCTCCATACCCGTCCTTCGTCCCGGCCATGCTGGACCATGCGCGGGCGTTTGAGTTCCGGTCCTCCCTCGTCGACCTGCCCGCCGTCTCCGCCGCGCGCGCCCTGCTCATCCTCT GCGCCTACACGGTGTGCGGCGGAGGCGGCGCGTACTTGTGGGTTGTGGTGGCGAGCGTGGCGGCGTCGGTGTCGTACGTGCTGGCCAAGGCCGCGGCCATGCGCGTCGCGCTGCAGGGGAAGGGGCCCGAGCCCATGCTGCTGCTGTCCCTCTCGCTCGCCGCCGCGCACCTCGCCGTGGCGTACCGGACCAGCTGCCGCGAGCGACGCCGCCTGCTCGTCTACAGGATCGACGTCGAGGCC GTCCGGCTGAAGGGAGGTCATCAAACACCCAAAGGGCTGAAGCAGTGTAGTGTCTGA